A portion of the Bacillus sp. es.034 genome contains these proteins:
- a CDS encoding vWA domain-containing protein, with amino-acid sequence MRSEYTEIIFLLDRSGSMSGLEQETIGGFNSFIEKQSQLTGQTLVTTVLFDDKVEQLWSGVEAGKVWLTKKEYFVRGSTALMDAVGKTIIEVGHRLSHLAEVERPGKVIFVITTDGMENASVEFSARQVKDLINQQQEQYNWEFIFLGANINAAEEALNIGIDKGSAYQFEASSKGVEAMYDMVSEAVCEKRNKW; translated from the coding sequence TTGAGAAGCGAATACACGGAAATCATTTTCTTATTAGATAGAAGCGGCTCGATGAGCGGACTTGAACAAGAGACGATTGGAGGGTTTAACTCTTTTATTGAGAAGCAGAGCCAGTTAACTGGGCAAACACTTGTCACGACTGTTCTCTTTGATGACAAGGTTGAGCAGTTATGGAGTGGGGTGGAGGCTGGTAAGGTCTGGCTCACAAAGAAAGAGTACTTCGTAAGGGGGTCCACGGCTTTAATGGATGCTGTAGGTAAAACGATCATTGAAGTGGGTCATCGCCTATCTCATTTGGCTGAAGTGGAAAGACCGGGTAAAGTCATCTTTGTCATCACAACCGATGGTATGGAAAACGCCAGCGTGGAGTTTTCTGCTAGACAGGTGAAAGATCTTATCAATCAGCAACAGGAACAATACAATTGGGAGTTCATCTTTCTGGGAGCGAATATCAATGCAGCTGAGGAAGCATTGAACATCGGCATCGACAAAGGAAGTGCGTATCAATTCGAAGCTTCTTCTAAAGGAGTTGAAGCGATGTATGATATGGTAAGTGAAGCTGTGTGTGAAAAGAGAAATAAGTGGTAA
- a CDS encoding ABC transporter permease, producing the protein MWAIAKMELKKNIQDKGLWFWTFILPIVFIIAFVSIFSGDENTSYKEVVTQIIPGYTIMFAFYIMISMVIGLVKDRDKGMVARIASTPLPIMNYFIGKWIPFMVIVLIQIAVLFGFGVVVYDLPLGDPLGIIILSLSLAFIVTGWGMALAVLVKTENMGIALTQIIALGGAMLGGLWLPVDLMPEFMQTISKLLPQYWAIEGYKEIILEGGGTLDILFNILIMVMAGITGGLIAIAAYPRFLRSSKS; encoded by the coding sequence ATGTGGGCGATTGCCAAAATGGAATTAAAGAAAAATATACAGGATAAAGGCTTGTGGTTTTGGACGTTTATCTTACCGATCGTATTCATCATTGCCTTTGTTTCCATTTTTTCAGGTGATGAAAATACAAGTTACAAAGAAGTCGTTACCCAGATCATTCCAGGTTATACTATCATGTTCGCTTTTTATATTATGATTTCCATGGTCATCGGGCTAGTCAAGGATAGGGACAAAGGGATGGTTGCGAGGATCGCCAGTACGCCACTTCCAATCATGAACTATTTTATTGGGAAATGGATTCCTTTCATGGTGATCGTTTTGATTCAGATTGCTGTATTATTCGGTTTTGGCGTTGTTGTGTATGACCTCCCTTTAGGAGATCCCCTTGGAATAATCATTTTATCACTTTCTTTGGCATTTATTGTAACCGGATGGGGCATGGCACTTGCTGTATTGGTGAAAACGGAGAATATGGGTATTGCTCTGACACAGATCATAGCCCTCGGTGGTGCAATGCTTGGAGGATTATGGCTACCTGTCGATCTTATGCCTGAATTCATGCAAACGATCAGCAAGTTACTTCCTCAATATTGGGCAATTGAAGGGTATAAGGAAATTATTCTAGAGGGTGGAGGCACTTTAGATATTTTATTCAATATTTTGATTATGGTCATGGCTGGAATAACTGGTGGCTTGATCGCCATCGCTGCGTATCCTCGTTTTCTTCGGTCTTCTAAGAGTTAA
- a CDS encoding serine/threonine protein kinase, with translation MDNKWEVALPSLSQMTVSSNANNEPVTIHGGDKTLRCIGVGTDAAVFQSIYAPDFAFKLYAEDKRSKIKNEEKVYQAIGDSPYFSTCYAAYDTLLVLSFEKGSTLFDCLLQGINIPEQVVEDVENARQYVRDQGMNPRDIHLKNILLQNGRAKIIDVSEYIQPGNDFRWEHLKKAYDDHYHLIEGRAVPFWLLETIRKWYNSWNKHFSSYEEFMKRVSNFTSFK, from the coding sequence ATGGATAATAAATGGGAAGTCGCACTACCTTCTTTATCTCAGATGACTGTGTCATCAAATGCAAATAACGAACCTGTCACCATCCATGGTGGTGATAAAACGTTGCGTTGCATTGGCGTTGGAACAGACGCGGCAGTCTTTCAATCCATTTATGCACCCGACTTTGCTTTCAAATTGTACGCTGAAGACAAAAGATCTAAAATAAAAAATGAAGAAAAAGTCTATCAAGCCATCGGAGACTCCCCTTATTTCTCTACCTGCTATGCAGCTTATGATACTTTACTGGTGTTAAGTTTTGAAAAAGGGTCCACCCTTTTCGATTGTTTGCTGCAGGGGATCAACATTCCAGAACAAGTGGTCGAAGACGTTGAAAATGCAAGACAATATGTTCGGGATCAAGGAATGAATCCACGTGATATTCACCTGAAAAACATTTTATTGCAAAATGGCAGAGCGAAAATCATTGATGTATCGGAATATATCCAACCTGGAAATGATTTCAGGTGGGAGCATTTAAAGAAAGCTTACGACGATCATTACCACCTTATAGAAGGTCGGGCCGTACCATTTTGGCTATTGGAGACTATTCGAAAATGGTATAACTCATGGAATAAGCATTTTAGTTCATATGAGGAGTTCATGAAAAGAGTATCAAATTTCACTTCCTTTAAATAA
- a CDS encoding serine hydrolase domain-containing protein, which produces MEKTVQYFRDSYRVPGISLCLTDSSGEDYIMAAGVRNLFQDTLLDPYDHQRVGRLSNIVTSTVILKLQEEGMLSLEQTVASILPGILKEGSRISVRQLLQHRSGLKDYLWMDIAGTKCIEHAVSSPRDFFSSRSLVRLVADHDLEYQPGTLFKYSNTNVILLGLIVEKCSGKKFEDVVYQWITQPLQLDRTYFPCSNDLRIPFATGHSKATPDLTDLSDDLTHITDLNVSIMGTSGALVSTPAEIQTFMKALFGGTLLSQESMKQMLVFHETDEQERCYGLGLYKYTFEKGMVAYGHHSGVHGYESVTLYYPDHEIYATVSVNQMPVGIVSLAHQLLNAIH; this is translated from the coding sequence ATGGAAAAAACAGTCCAATACTTTCGTGATAGTTACAGGGTTCCAGGTATATCGTTGTGCCTGACTGATTCTTCCGGAGAAGATTATATTATGGCAGCAGGCGTTCGAAACCTTTTTCAAGATACTTTATTAGATCCTTATGATCATCAACGGGTTGGAAGACTTTCGAACATTGTAACCAGTACGGTGATCTTAAAACTTCAGGAAGAAGGCATGCTTTCACTGGAGCAAACTGTAGCATCCATCTTACCTGGTATCCTGAAAGAAGGCAGTCGTATATCTGTGAGACAACTGCTCCAGCATAGAAGCGGTCTTAAGGATTATTTATGGATGGACATTGCAGGAACAAAATGTATCGAGCACGCTGTTTCAAGTCCCCGGGATTTCTTTTCGTCTCGAAGTCTTGTCAGACTTGTAGCCGACCACGACCTGGAATATCAACCTGGGACTCTATTCAAGTACTCAAATACGAATGTTATCCTGTTGGGACTGATCGTCGAAAAATGTTCAGGAAAAAAGTTTGAAGATGTAGTATATCAATGGATCACCCAGCCACTTCAATTGGATAGAACATACTTCCCTTGTTCCAATGATCTCAGGATCCCCTTTGCCACAGGACATTCTAAAGCGACGCCTGACTTGACTGACCTATCAGATGATTTAACACATATTACAGATCTCAATGTTTCAATTATGGGGACTTCAGGGGCACTCGTTTCCACCCCCGCAGAAATCCAAACGTTCATGAAGGCCCTTTTTGGCGGTACTCTCTTATCTCAGGAGTCAATGAAACAAATGCTTGTATTTCATGAAACGGATGAGCAGGAGCGATGTTACGGTTTGGGTTTATACAAGTATACGTTTGAAAAAGGAATGGTAGCGTATGGTCATCATAGTGGCGTCCATGGGTATGAATCCGTGACACTTTATTATCCCGATCACGAAATTTATGCGACGGTGAGCGTGAATCAGATGCCTGTAGGAATCGTGTCACTTGCTCATCAGCTGTTAAATGCAATTCATTAA
- a CDS encoding MFS transporter, which yields MRFRDFHENIKIRIIETFMSRFIGSMIFPFMSIYLAVHFGTKVAGLLLLINVFVGIGINFLGGYFADQFGRKKIMLFAESLRFLAFLTMMVCNSPWFESASVTFAMMTVNSICWGLAGPANQAMMIDVSTPPQRKLMYSITYWANNLSIAIGGIIGAFLFKDYLFELFLALSVASAITAALVAFFIDESYTASESELTASQHVKQLITNYGKVMHDKLFVLFTIAGVLILSMEFQLTNYIGIRLSEEMPSQPFLFWDIDGVQTMGILRSENTILVVILMLFVTRIPHSLKDKTVLVWSCFFFSIGYAALAYSNNVFILFLMMGVLTIGEVFRVPVEQSYMAAIPPDDARSSYMAFNGLKFNLSMLIASITVTLGAILPSNIMAGIILSIGLTGTVLLKIISPELDRRKEVADLKHNHEAVKAG from the coding sequence ATGAGATTCAGAGATTTTCATGAAAATATTAAAATACGTATCATTGAAACATTTATGAGCCGCTTTATTGGAAGCATGATCTTTCCATTTATGTCGATCTACCTGGCCGTTCATTTTGGAACAAAGGTAGCAGGGTTATTACTTTTGATCAATGTATTTGTAGGAATAGGTATCAATTTTCTTGGAGGATATTTTGCTGATCAGTTTGGCCGCAAGAAAATCATGTTATTCGCAGAATCGCTCAGGTTTCTGGCTTTCCTCACCATGATGGTTTGTAACTCGCCCTGGTTTGAATCTGCCTCTGTGACCTTTGCCATGATGACGGTAAACAGCATTTGTTGGGGACTTGCAGGACCTGCCAATCAGGCTATGATGATCGATGTGAGTACACCTCCACAGCGGAAGCTCATGTACTCGATTACCTATTGGGCAAACAATTTGTCCATCGCAATCGGAGGAATCATAGGGGCATTCTTATTCAAGGATTACCTTTTCGAGCTCTTTCTTGCATTGAGTGTGGCATCCGCCATTACTGCAGCCTTGGTGGCATTCTTCATTGATGAGAGCTATACGGCATCGGAATCCGAGTTGACAGCCTCTCAGCACGTTAAACAACTTATTACAAACTACGGAAAAGTCATGCATGACAAGCTGTTTGTACTGTTTACCATTGCAGGTGTGCTTATTCTGTCCATGGAGTTCCAGCTCACGAATTATATCGGCATTCGACTAAGTGAAGAAATGCCTTCGCAACCGTTCCTTTTCTGGGACATAGACGGTGTACAAACCATGGGGATCCTACGAAGTGAAAATACGATTCTGGTCGTCATCCTCATGCTATTTGTCACAAGGATTCCGCATTCATTAAAAGACAAGACCGTTTTAGTATGGAGTTGTTTCTTCTTTTCAATAGGATATGCAGCACTTGCTTATTCAAATAACGTGTTCATCTTATTTTTGATGATGGGGGTACTCACCATAGGAGAAGTATTCCGCGTACCGGTAGAGCAATCGTATATGGCAGCCATCCCCCCTGACGATGCCCGCAGCTCCTATATGGCCTTTAATGGGCTGAAGTTTAACCTGTCCATGTTGATTGCATCCATCACTGTAACACTCGGAGCGATTCTTCCATCGAACATCATGGCCGGGATCATTCTCTCCATTGGACTTACTGGTACGGTATTGTTAAAAATCATTTCTCCAGAATTGGATAGGCGAAAAGAAGTCGCTGATTTGAAGCATAATCATGAAGCTGTTAAAGCAGGTTAG
- a CDS encoding GNAT family N-acetyltransferase, with protein sequence MNKNNVKIAEVNAENWYECCQLELSLEQQEFIEPNAISIAQSKFEPTLKPFAIYYEDKVVGFLMFNSEPEELDANWVYRIMVDKNYQGKGIGKAATDLMIHEMMETYGIHRIVVGYHPDNQGAHSLYESLGFVDHGDRFGREMAVVKEVKNN encoded by the coding sequence TTGAATAAGAATAATGTGAAAATTGCAGAAGTAAACGCCGAAAATTGGTACGAATGCTGTCAGCTGGAATTATCCCTTGAGCAACAGGAATTTATTGAGCCCAATGCTATATCAATCGCTCAATCGAAATTCGAGCCGACTTTAAAGCCATTCGCCATTTATTATGAAGATAAAGTAGTTGGATTCCTAATGTTCAATTCTGAACCTGAAGAATTGGATGCTAATTGGGTTTACAGAATCATGGTGGATAAGAACTATCAAGGTAAAGGAATCGGAAAAGCCGCGACAGATCTGATGATCCATGAAATGATGGAAACCTATGGTATACATAGAATCGTAGTAGGATACCATCCCGACAATCAAGGTGCTCACAGCTTATATGAGAGTTTAGGATTTGTGGATCATGGTGACCGATTTGGCAGGGAAATGGCTGTAGTGAAAGAAGTTAAGAACAACTAA
- a CDS encoding M55 family metallopeptidase has protein sequence MNVYMSVDMEGITGLVDHTHVSSDKLNYERGRIIMTEEANAVVTAAFDSGCKEVLVNDSHSQMNNLLIEQLHPETKLISGGVKPYSMVQGLDETFDGAFFVGYHARASMKGVMSHSMIFGVRNMYINGVAVGELGFNAYVAGYYGVPILLVAGDDQAAHEAEALIPNVTTAVVKETISRSVAKSLTPEKSKQLLKKKTEEAIHNKKNVQPLTPPEHPTLRIEFANYGQAEWASLMPGTIHEVDTTIVRFEARDILEAYRAMLVMTELAMRTTFC, from the coding sequence ATGAACGTGTATATGTCAGTTGATATGGAGGGTATAACAGGACTGGTTGATCATACTCATGTCTCATCAGATAAGCTTAATTATGAACGCGGAAGAATCATTATGACAGAAGAGGCCAATGCCGTTGTGACTGCTGCATTTGATTCGGGCTGTAAGGAGGTTTTGGTAAATGACAGTCATTCACAAATGAACAATCTGTTAATAGAACAATTGCACCCTGAAACGAAACTGATATCCGGTGGAGTGAAACCATATTCCATGGTTCAAGGACTGGATGAGACGTTTGATGGGGCTTTTTTTGTTGGTTATCATGCCAGAGCTTCCATGAAAGGGGTGATGTCCCATTCCATGATCTTTGGGGTGAGAAACATGTATATCAATGGTGTGGCCGTTGGTGAACTTGGATTCAATGCATACGTCGCAGGGTACTACGGTGTACCTATATTACTGGTTGCAGGGGATGATCAGGCTGCACATGAAGCAGAAGCATTAATTCCTAATGTGACAACTGCCGTGGTGAAGGAGACGATTTCACGTTCTGTTGCGAAGAGCCTAACCCCGGAGAAATCAAAACAATTATTAAAAAAGAAAACAGAAGAAGCGATACATAATAAGAAAAATGTACAACCACTCACTCCTCCTGAACATCCTACTCTACGTATCGAATTTGCAAATTACGGACAAGCGGAGTGGGCAAGTCTCATGCCGGGTACCATTCATGAAGTAGATACAACGATTGTGAGATTTGAGGCCAGAGATATCCTTGAGGCCTATAGAGCCATGCTTGTCATGACTGAACTCGCGATGAGAACAACATTCTGTTAG
- a CDS encoding sigma-70 family RNA polymerase sigma factor: MDKFEELHMQYDRMIHKIILTLHIYKNKSEYYQTGLIALWEAHQKFDPEKGAFPAYAYSYVRGRILSQLTNENRNEEKSIFKETEFFDMIEDEHINEGLAEEMLFSYCGDLTANQRKWVMYTCLHMLTVSEIAEVENVSISAVKKWRKGAKEKIRGILEIRW, from the coding sequence TTGGATAAATTCGAAGAGCTTCATATGCAATATGACAGGATGATTCACAAGATCATTCTTACTTTACACATTTACAAAAACAAATCTGAATACTATCAGACAGGTCTCATTGCACTTTGGGAGGCACATCAAAAGTTTGACCCGGAAAAAGGGGCATTTCCTGCTTATGCTTATTCATATGTTCGAGGCAGAATACTTTCTCAATTGACAAATGAAAATCGAAATGAAGAAAAAAGTATTTTCAAAGAGACGGAGTTTTTTGACATGATCGAGGATGAGCATATCAATGAAGGACTGGCCGAAGAAATGCTGTTCAGTTACTGTGGCGACTTAACTGCGAACCAGAGAAAGTGGGTCATGTATACTTGTCTGCATATGCTGACAGTCAGTGAAATTGCAGAGGTAGAGAATGTATCCATATCTGCTGTGAAAAAGTGGAGGAAGGGCGCAAAGGAAAAGATTCGGGGAATATTGGAGATTAGATGGTAA
- a CDS encoding HAD-IA family hydrolase codes for MIKAALFDLDGTLLNRDASVQVFIKDQYVRFYQFLNHIPADLYSSRFIELDQRGYVWKDKVYKQLIEEFSIQELTWEELLDDYISQFKHSCVPFPHLHCMLDELQSCGIQLGMITNGYGRFQMDNILALEIEPYFQEILVSEWEGVKKPDPEIFKRAIQRLHVKPEECIFVGDHPEYDVYGAQKIGMKGIWKRDTHGTDAKHADAVIDDLYELPRCLSSL; via the coding sequence ATGATTAAAGCTGCACTATTCGACCTTGATGGGACGCTTTTAAATAGGGATGCGTCTGTCCAAGTATTCATCAAAGACCAATATGTACGATTCTACCAATTTCTCAATCATATCCCGGCGGATTTATATTCATCCAGATTCATTGAATTGGATCAAAGAGGGTATGTGTGGAAAGACAAGGTGTATAAGCAGCTTATCGAGGAGTTTTCAATTCAGGAATTAACTTGGGAAGAGCTGCTCGACGATTATATCAGTCAATTTAAACACAGTTGTGTACCGTTTCCCCACCTACATTGTATGCTGGATGAATTACAGTCTTGTGGTATACAATTGGGGATGATCACAAACGGCTACGGCAGATTTCAAATGGACAACATACTCGCCCTTGAAATCGAGCCTTACTTTCAAGAAATTCTTGTCTCTGAATGGGAAGGTGTGAAAAAGCCCGATCCTGAAATCTTTAAGAGGGCGATACAAAGATTACATGTAAAACCTGAAGAATGCATTTTTGTGGGAGACCACCCTGAGTATGATGTGTATGGTGCCCAGAAAATAGGGATGAAGGGGATTTGGAAAAGAGACACCCATGGGACCGATGCAAAGCACGCAGATGCTGTGATTGATGACTTGTATGAATTACCACGTTGTTTAAGCAGCTTATAG
- a CDS encoding NUDIX domain-containing protein encodes MSSTYVWWGESKVKLTWRQDSILPDTSRVTSVHGFCFKDGKLLLVNLHKRGWDFPGGHLEKDESPEDCLKREVMEEAYVSGSSHFLGYLIVDHHDNPHWNEQSPYPKVGFQLFYRVDVEEIHTFEAEYESAERCWIHPDQVADYYSEWNGVYEEILSHVRTINL; translated from the coding sequence ATGAGTTCTACATATGTATGGTGGGGGGAGTCCAAAGTGAAGTTGACATGGCGGCAAGATTCGATCCTTCCTGACACATCACGAGTCACCAGTGTGCATGGATTCTGTTTTAAGGATGGAAAGCTTCTCTTGGTGAATCTTCATAAGCGGGGCTGGGATTTTCCAGGTGGTCATCTGGAAAAGGATGAGTCCCCAGAAGATTGCTTGAAGAGGGAAGTGATGGAGGAAGCCTATGTATCCGGCTCTTCTCACTTTTTAGGTTACCTGATCGTGGATCATCATGATAATCCCCACTGGAATGAACAAAGCCCCTATCCCAAAGTAGGCTTTCAACTTTTTTATAGAGTGGATGTGGAAGAAATACATACATTCGAAGCAGAATATGAATCTGCTGAACGATGTTGGATTCATCCAGATCAAGTAGCTGATTATTATTCTGAATGGAACGGTGTGTACGAGGAGATTCTTTCTCACGTTCGTACAATAAATTTGTAG
- a CDS encoding nitronate monooxygenase: MWYKNDVTKSLRTKYPIIQAGMAGGVTTPELVASVSNSGGLGTIGAGYMSVTDLNECIKQVKKQTNLPFGVNLFIPEEPEYTEEQVNQMQELLKPLKKELNLFNDDPFTLKQIDLERQIEIILKERVPVCSFTFGIPPKEIMNELKKKDIKVIGTATTVEEALINQECGVDLIVAQGSEAGGHRGTFLGTYDESMIGTFSLVPQVVDAVEVPVIAAGGVMDGRGVIAALALGAKGVQMGTAFLTNKESGAKDIHKKAILHAEETSTTITSAFSGKPARGLTNSFINRMKEFEDQILPYPVQNALTKELRTEAGNQHNSEFMSLWSGQGPRLSKDVYVHELIDSLVQEIEKSIKKLTR, from the coding sequence ATGTGGTATAAAAATGATGTAACGAAGAGTCTCCGTACAAAATACCCTATCATCCAAGCAGGGATGGCCGGAGGGGTCACTACCCCTGAACTGGTTGCTTCTGTATCAAATTCCGGGGGTCTGGGAACGATTGGCGCAGGCTATATGTCTGTAACGGACCTCAATGAATGTATCAAACAAGTAAAGAAGCAAACGAACCTTCCATTTGGGGTGAATCTATTCATTCCCGAGGAACCGGAATATACTGAAGAACAGGTAAACCAAATGCAAGAATTACTGAAACCATTAAAAAAAGAGTTGAATCTATTCAATGATGATCCATTCACTTTAAAACAAATTGATCTTGAAAGACAGATTGAAATAATTTTAAAGGAAAGAGTCCCTGTCTGCAGCTTTACATTTGGAATTCCGCCAAAGGAAATAATGAATGAGTTGAAAAAGAAAGACATTAAAGTGATTGGAACTGCAACGACGGTGGAAGAAGCATTGATCAATCAAGAGTGTGGCGTGGATTTGATTGTCGCACAGGGAAGCGAGGCGGGTGGTCACAGGGGTACATTTCTTGGTACATACGATGAATCGATGATTGGGACGTTCTCACTTGTTCCACAAGTAGTGGATGCTGTAGAAGTACCGGTTATTGCTGCTGGAGGTGTAATGGATGGAAGAGGCGTGATAGCAGCACTTGCTCTGGGTGCAAAAGGAGTTCAGATGGGTACGGCTTTTCTTACAAATAAAGAAAGTGGAGCAAAAGACATACACAAAAAAGCCATTTTACACGCTGAAGAGACAAGTACAACCATCACATCTGCATTCAGCGGTAAGCCGGCAAGGGGCTTGACAAACTCATTCATAAACAGAATGAAAGAGTTTGAGGATCAAATTCTTCCTTACCCTGTGCAAAACGCATTGACGAAAGAATTAAGGACGGAAGCCGGCAATCAACACAACTCTGAATTTATGTCATTATGGTCTGGCCAAGGTCCGCGGCTAAGTAAGGACGTATATGTACATGAATTGATTGATTCCCTGGTACAGGAAATAGAAAAAAGTATAAAAAAGTTGACCAGATAG
- a CDS encoding helix-turn-helix transcriptional regulator: MNDMKKFCNSINSCFTKENSPFDERNMGEIVSLLRVKSQLTQEELAQKANVSTQTIKRLEGGKEKVSDITCREILKALGVNISRLTKLLDE; this comes from the coding sequence ATGAATGACATGAAGAAATTTTGTAACTCCATTAACTCCTGTTTCACCAAAGAGAATTCGCCTTTTGACGAACGAAATATGGGTGAAATTGTATCCTTACTTCGTGTGAAATCTCAACTGACTCAAGAAGAGCTGGCTCAAAAAGCAAATGTATCGACACAAACCATTAAAAGACTTGAAGGAGGGAAGGAAAAGGTAAGTGATATCACTTGTCGAGAAATACTAAAAGCACTGGGGGTTAATATTTCCCGACTGACAAAGCTTCTAGACGAATGA
- a CDS encoding NUDIX domain-containing protein — MSIRNSAKAIIIKDNKILLTKNKDEDSIFYLFPGGGQEHGETLHEALKRECLEEIGCEVSVGELIHVREYIGKNHEHAAFDSGLHQMEFYFTCTLIHEWNNDQTPSNPDSHQVGVEWIDLSELKEYSYYPREIESYLVNRSPKVYLGDIN; from the coding sequence ATGTCGATTCGTAACTCAGCAAAAGCCATCATTATCAAAGATAACAAAATACTATTGACTAAAAATAAAGACGAAGACAGTATTTTTTACCTTTTCCCCGGGGGTGGACAGGAACATGGAGAAACACTTCATGAGGCTTTAAAAAGGGAATGTCTTGAGGAAATCGGTTGCGAAGTATCAGTAGGAGAATTAATCCATGTTAGGGAGTATATCGGTAAGAACCATGAACATGCAGCATTCGATTCCGGTTTGCATCAAATGGAGTTTTATTTTACCTGTACCCTCATTCACGAATGGAACAATGATCAGACCCCATCTAACCCCGATAGTCATCAAGTAGGGGTGGAGTGGATTGATTTGAGTGAACTGAAAGAGTATAGTTACTATCCTAGAGAAATAGAATCATATTTAGTCAATAGATCGCCAAAGGTTTATCTGGGGGACATTAATTAG
- a CDS encoding TraB/GumN family protein has product MTENEKNITRIHMDGKEFILIGTAHVSRQSAEQVKEVIEAERPDTVCVELDEPRYQSIVEGDKWRDTDIFQVIKDKKATLLLMNLAIGSFQRRMAKQFGIKPGQEMIQGIESAKEINAELVLADRNIQVTFSRIWNSVGFSGKAKLLTQIIYSIFSTDTITEEELEKIKSQDMLDSMLNEFTQVFPKLKTPLIDERDQYLAQKIKEAPGDKIVAVLGAAHVPGITQEIHNEHNLDKLNERPAKSKWPKIIGWTIPIMILAVIAYTFIANPDAGIQQGISWILWNGGFSALGVAIGMGHPLAILTAFVAAPFTSLNPLLAAGWFAGFVQAFFRRPNVGDFDSLPEDVLSIKGFWRNKVTRVLLIVVLANLGSTLGTVIGGADVVRLFLENI; this is encoded by the coding sequence ATGACAGAAAACGAAAAGAATATTACGAGAATACATATGGATGGGAAGGAATTCATTCTCATCGGAACCGCTCATGTGTCGCGTCAAAGTGCTGAGCAGGTGAAAGAAGTGATAGAAGCTGAACGCCCGGATACAGTGTGTGTAGAGCTGGACGAACCGAGGTATCAATCCATCGTCGAAGGAGATAAGTGGAGGGACACAGATATCTTTCAAGTAATCAAGGATAAGAAAGCGACCTTACTGCTCATGAACCTTGCCATTGGATCCTTCCAGCGAAGAATGGCCAAGCAGTTCGGCATCAAACCGGGACAGGAAATGATACAGGGGATTGAATCTGCGAAAGAAATTAACGCAGAACTTGTCCTTGCTGACCGCAACATCCAGGTGACATTTTCCCGGATATGGAACAGCGTCGGTTTCAGTGGGAAAGCCAAGCTATTGACCCAAATCATTTACAGCATTTTCAGCACTGATACGATTACTGAAGAAGAACTCGAGAAAATCAAATCACAGGATATGCTTGATTCGATGTTGAATGAATTCACCCAAGTGTTTCCCAAACTGAAAACACCTTTGATTGATGAACGCGACCAATATCTTGCTCAAAAAATCAAGGAAGCACCTGGTGATAAAATCGTTGCCGTTCTTGGTGCTGCACATGTCCCGGGTATCACGCAGGAAATCCATAACGAACATAACCTGGATAAACTTAATGAACGACCTGCTAAGTCAAAATGGCCCAAAATCATCGGGTGGACCATCCCTATCATGATCCTGGCCGTCATTGCCTACACGTTCATAGCAAACCCGGATGCAGGCATACAGCAGGGAATCAGTTGGATATTATGGAATGGGGGATTTTCTGCCCTGGGGGTAGCCATCGGGATGGGTCATCCATTAGCCATATTAACAGCATTCGTCGCAGCACCTTTCACTTCATTGAATCCGCTCCTGGCAGCGGGTTGGTTTGCAGGATTCGTCCAAGCCTTTTTCCGCAGACCCAATGTCGGTGACTTTGACTCTCTCCCTGAAGATGTCCTGAGTATAAAAGGATTCTGGAGAAATAAAGTAACCCGCGTCCTGCTCATTGTCGTCCTTGCCAATTTAGGAAGTACACTGGGGACGGTCATTGGTGGAGCAGACGTCGTAAGATTATTTTTGGAAAATATATAG